The nucleotide sequence acccacacagacacactttagAATTGGAATGAATCAGGCCCTACCACAGCGCCTATTTAGAGGACCTGATCTTCTGGCAAAGTGGAGGGCACATACATTTGCATGCACTTGGCAGGAAGTGAAAGATTTGATCCCCTCTTGAGAGCTCAGATAATTCTACTTGATATGTTGAAAAACTGAACCACAGGTTCAGACTGCAAATACACCACACCTACCCACCCGTATTTGGGTTTTatgtttgtatgagtgtgtgttcatgcttgtgtgcatgcatgtgtgtctttTGATATGCATCTTTTTTGGTGAGTGTTGGAAGCCAAATTACATATCttcgtttaaccctcgtgctgccttcgggtcacatgacccaaaggttcataacgaaccatcgttgtgtttacccaattttacccaatacaaaaacaaattaaaataattttcttttaacctttgcaatgtggggggtctgagacagcctagctgttaaaagaaaatgcttcactttgtctttgtatgcggtaaatctgtcgcaatacgacggtgggtcacaatgactgatgggtcagaatgacccgaagataacacaagggttaagaggttTTCTGTTGTTCTAATGCTCTAAAAGAGGTTCTAATCTGTGTTAAAGAGAGGTTCAACAGGTGGTAGAGAGACGTTCTAAGCTTTGGTAGAAAGATGTTCTAAGCCTATGGTAGAGAGAGATTCCAAACTTTGGTAGAGAGAAGTTCTAAGCTTTGAAAGAGATGTTCTAATAGGTTGTCGGAAGAGACTCTAACTTGTAGTAGAGAGAGGTTCTAACTTGTGGGAGAGAGACGTTCTAAGAGGTGGTAGAGAGAGTATCTATAAGGGGGTAGAGAGACGTTTCTAACTTATAGTAGAGAGAAGTTCTAacctgtgggagagagaggttctaACTTGAAGGTTAGAGAAGTTCTAAGAGGTGGTAGATACAGGTTCTAACTTATAGTAAAAAGAGGTTCTAACTGTGGTAGAAGGAAGTTCTAActtgtgggtgagagagaggttctAAGAGGTAGTAGAGAGAGGTTTTAAGATGTTCCCACCTGTAGGAAGGGGAGGTTCTGTGGTTTCTtctgtggttgtggtgggcTGGATGCTAACAGCTGGAGCTGAGAAGATCAACATAATCACACCAGTATAGATGTACTGCAAAATTAGTCTACATTGTCATCAACATCACATTGGTCTAAATCTGAGTATAAGAAAATGAGTCTAGGTCTACATTTACATATTGAATTATATTTCTCTTAAGTTCAGAAAAGGTCCTTCAAACTAAACTAATAGGCTCCTTTTTTTAAGATAGAGACCATGGGACATGACACACCCTCGTTCCTAACAACTGGAACCCAGTACTTATTTTATCTGCTGTTTCAATGTGTGATACAGACCATAATATACCACACACCATGAAAGTCCCACCTTTAACAACCCTCAGGCTGTGGGTGACTTTTTTATCATTGAAGATGCCGTCGATATCTACCCGGCAACAGTACAGCCCGCTGTCCGTTCTCTGGGCCTGGAGGATGAGTAGATCCAAACGCCCCGCCAGAGCATCCCCAGTCAGCCGGTAACGGTCCGACACCTTGGAGATCATGCCATTCTCATCTGTCTGCAAGAGGATGTCGTTGCACCAGAAGGTTCCACAGCCCCGTCCCCAGCACACATGACTCACGCCAAAACGCTTCACGGAGTACTGACAAGTCAAGATGGCTGCCTCGCCCTCCGTTACCTTGACGGCTGTTACAGAGGACCTGACTGGAGGCCAGCAGCAAACAGGAAATAGGAGACAGAGTTCAGGGTACACTATAAAAACCAAATGGCTGCTAGGTAGACACGTTGGGAACCATagaataacttttttttttactctacaGCGTTttgcagagatttgttaaattTCACCAATAATTTCACCAATTTACACCAAGATATTAATAAATAGCCCAATCTAACGACatatacatttagcagacacttttatccaagatAAAGTGCAGGgttggatttgaacctgcaagctCTAGATTTGCCATCTAATACTCTATCACTGAGCAATCCCCATCCCCTCAACAAACCATGGGTCAACTGtggacacacaacaacacaaagaATGTTCCCTGAAGATAAACTAGGAACTTAGTAAGAGAACCATGAACAAGATCCAGGAACAGTGAAGGAGAACCCTGAAGAGGAAATAGTATGTTGTGTTACTGTGATAAACTGCAGTTTAGTGTTAGTATTACTACTGCAATACACTACAGTATGGTGTTAGTATTGGTACTGTAGTATAATACAGTATAGTGTaactattgttactgtagtGCAGAATAGTGTTAGTTTTGATGCTGTAGTATACTGCAGTATAGTGTTATTATTGGTACTTTAATATACTGCAGTGTTAATTTTGTTACTGCAGTACAGTACCGTGTATTGTGGTGTTAGTATTATTACTATAGTATACCGCAGTATAGTGTTAGTTTTGGTATTGCACTATTGTGTGAGTATTGTTATTGCAGTATGGTGCAGTGTGGTGTTAGCGTTGTTCTTGCAGTGGTTTCCTTGCCTGGTAGTGTTGCTATGAAGATCAAGCAGAGAAGCGGACGCCACCCTTCTCCTGTTGCTGCCATGCTGAAGGCTTGTTGTCCAGAGGAGAGACAACCACCACTGTCTGGTGCTGgacggaagggggggggggggggggggagggagaaagagagagggagagaaaggggctgGGTGGTTTGGAAAGCGTGTGAGGGAGAGTGCGAGAGAAGTTGGTGagcaaaagagaaagatagagggtgtgtttgtgtgtgcaattgtgtctgtgtgtgtgaatatttgaataGGCAGCTGTGTTGAGGAGGCTGCTCTGTGACATCTCCAGGAAGactgtgacccccccaccccactaacCCCAGCTATCCCCCCACCCTTACCCCAGCTAGCCCCCCCTTCTAACCCCAGCTAGCCTCACTGTTAACCCCAGTCAGCCAACCCCCccggccagggtgggaggagataACGTCCCTCTTGTAGGCCAGGACGTCCACAAGCGAGTCCTATCTGCATAAATACTGGTGGGAGGACAGGGAAGGAACACAACAGTCCActcatagctgtgtgtgtgcgtgtgcgcatgtgtgaatacatgtgtctttgtgtgtgaacgtgtcgGATGGCTGTAGTGTAATGCTGTAATGCGGTTGGAGTGCAACAGAGGTTATAAAACATGGATAGATTCATATAACATACAACTACACTACAAAATAGATAATCTCAAGAGTAAAATTTCCACCTCAGTGTAGCCCTTCCAGCCAAACATCTGCGCCCCCCTGTTTTTATGGAGGACTAAATTTGCCATaattaaataagtaaataaataaataagttaataaataaatagacatCTCTTAGGTGATGTGAAGTTGCATGTCTTTCAAAAGAaatttcatttcatttaaatgatgtgacacacagTGTGTCCTCTTGCAGTAAGGAAAAtaagagaaccctgtttcattctatACGTTCACGCTCTGTATTGAGTAAATGTATGAGCATGAGTATGAGTATGAGTAAATGGGcagcaacacagacagaacaTAGAAGTACAGAAATGCAGTCTACAGTTACAGCTCATTTGCATGGCCACTGCTTACATGCTGTTGGGTCATACTATGACCCAACAGTCttctacattacattacaaactCCAGCACATGTTCAAAGCCTGCAGTACTGtcagaaaagttgaagatgtaacccgttatcctgtataagaatgatactTTGTTCAACATGCCGTGTGTGCAGAGAGGAGCAACCCCTAAGTTAACTAGGCTTACCTAAACATACTGGACCCATATCTTAGTTGCCCTGGGGGAGGGTGAGCATTTGTTACTAACTCTGTGTTGTTGAAGGTTCAACAGAGCTAGGTAAGGTCTGGTGCCCATTTGCTTGTCACCTTTGTGGATGAGCTTTTATGACACCAGGACTGGAGATTCAGTGGTTTCAGCTGCTATTGTGTTTCAACCAGGGTTGCTGtcgcacgcaggcacacacgcacacatgcgcgcAAGATCTATGTAATGGAGACAGCCAATGTAAGGAGAGCCATGTGACAGTTGCATGCCTGTGTATGAACCAATGGCTGTGTGGCTGGCGGTGATGTTTAAATGGTTAGCTACAAACAAGCTAGCATACAACTTTGTAACCACCATGATAATTTGTTTCCTTGCAGCCAGCCGCAAGTAATAAACTTTCTTGACTTCTTCACCGACTGACCAACTGTGCAATACTTGATAAACATTAATAtttacatacacccacacatgttgaaattgcatgcacacacacatgcacagacacacacacattcccactgtCACAGAGGTCTATCTATTCTCTGACTCATAATTGAATGGGTATGCTAATAGTACATTTGCAcatatacattacatttcacatacCGATTCGTCTGTCTCATTCCAGTGGCAAAAGGGTTCCCTGGAAGATTTCAAGTTGTACATAACACATATGGAGGACTAAATGTGCCataattaaatacataaatatataaatacatgaaTAAATATACATCTCTTAAGTGATGTGAAGTTGCATGTCTTTCAAAAGAAATACACATTTCATTAAAATTATGTGATACATTTCAATTTAAATGCAAAGGGGCGGGACATAACCCATTACATGGAGCTGTCTCATAAATTTTttcaaaatatataaaataaaatagggCAGCAAAATGGGCAGCATAGTGCAAAGTAGGTGGTGGATGGACTTATAAATAATAGATAAAGTGTTATGTCAGTGTGAGTCCTttgccttgttgaagaggccagcagtggatgggaagaaactgttatTACCTAGAATAGGTAATTTCCAAAAATTCAATTCAATTAGTTTTTTCAGCTGAGGCTAGGATCAGCCTGGGGTTATATATTTAGACCCATATTGACCATCTTCACACCATATTGGAACCATGTTCGAAGATTATGATGTAAAATAATGCTAAGTAAAGGTTACATTTAAATGTTAACTTTTCGAGTACTTAAAAATTACGCCTTTCATAAAAGGCTAATGTACGTATATTTGTCATATTAAGTGATTTAAATATAACTGAAGACAAAGATCTTCccaaaaaatgtgtttttaaataGAAAAGTATGTATTCACTCACACAAGGTATTACACTATAAACTTGTGCCAATACACATATGTATAAGCCTAGCGTGCAATATGAAGCCAATCGGTGCTTGTTTAATGCTGTCATAACCTGGctcataggaagattagattGATACTTTATTGCTCCAGAAGTAAATTAAGGTACACCAAAGGAATAAGgataacaatgtatttattcaataAAAAGTGCTTACAAAGAAACGGTTGGATGTGAGGGTCATGTAAATTAGTAGTGTAGGGAGTGGGTGAGGGATCAGTGCAAGTGTAGAGAATCATTACAAACTAATAACCAAACAGTGAcgatgttcctgctagtaatggagagacccagATTGTTtgggcacagcttattaaggaccaaggcacagatcacaggtgtgcccttgcagcaatcacagctcctctgcctgcctgccatctTGCAACAGCAacaaagacacagaaacagaagacatggagaggagacccaaacaatgcacatagagccaacaatctaacatggtttatgccatcatcagaacaggcataacctcccgatcactgcaagtcattcaggtaatggtaatgtcctattgactcatacagctgtgaacagtatcctttctgaagtagaGACATGGCTAGTGTTTGCTGATCATTGCAGTGTTTAACAGCGTTCAACTCCATTaaaaaaagtaggcctacatcttacacagtagaaagattttttttaatttcaggtcatctgcaagtcccagtgtgccattcCAATCAGCCCTTGGCCCAGAAGCAGCTTGGTTAAgcctggttgcacagtgaaaCCCAGCTGCAaggttgctgccagaaggtgacctgagaatgagttgggcctttgggacatcataGATGATCTTTTAAgtaaagacaacagtgtgtgaatgtgaaggacagccgaTGAACTTTTATATCTGTCACCTTGGCTGCgtatttcacttttctaggtttatacaaggaagatgaccgctcaacaaattggcatcacaatatattggcacAAGAACCTATAACTTCATAGCCGAGGTATTACTGCCACCACTGGTCTGAAGATGTATTACATTTATATATGTAAGCCAATGGGATTTGTACATGAGTGGTATCTCGCCAACGCTGGATAGAGGATGTATTGCATTTATATGTAGCCCTAGGACTTACTTTTACTTCGGGTTTAGCTAAAGTCAATAGTGTTTAACATAGCGAAAATTTTCATTGCGGCTAGCGGTACGTATGGCAAACATTATCACAAAATATTATGTTTTTAAAGGATTAATGTAGCTGGCTAGAACCAAATTTATGCCATACATAACCCATATAGTCATAACTTTAATATTTTACTCTGAGGGGATTTCTAGCTAGGCTACATAAAGAGCCAGAACTAttattatttgtgttttttgggTAAGATTATGCgtatcggatttcttgcatcatctGTGTTGAAGTtttattttgatcgatattgtgactGCATTGAAAAGTGTATTCCTATTCGATAAATTGATCCAAAAAATCTTAATTCATTCAAGTTTCTGTGGCTCAGTTGTTTAAAGTGTTGCATCTGTAGTCCCGAAGGTGCGTGTTCGAATATCCATGAAGGAGAATTAAATATATTTAACTCTGTTGTTGAGTGTAACCTTCTTAATGTACATTTTACAATGATTTGTTATTTTGAGGAGGAATCATCTTAAGTACTATAAACAATCTACAGGCCCTGGCCTCAACCTAAACAACAGGGAAGAAAAAATTCCTGCTCTATACAGATGACCTAGTGCTGTTGTCATCCACAGAGCAGGGTATACAGCAGCATCTGGATCTGCTAGACTGAGCAATACTGTCAGAACTGGGCCCTgaccagtggcggctgctggtctttcaaagagggcaagctcattttcggcctacatcctaaaatgtttttatttagttcactggctagttcacccctacgacactagcctagcctactgaatgaatggacgatctaacaaaacaatattaatcaaggaggaaatgtggaaattaggttaaactgaatcaaggaacgtggtgtataattgtatgaaatgtatgatgaaaattggttagcaatttcgtcaagcaaataccaagaaatagcttgctgcagtttgtctttcaactacagttgcaaaatccgcgatgggactgagcttgaatagcttcggtgactttttgtagtataagattactgtcaatcaaaaggagatgcagtctttcgacagaccctccaatcatcacgcggaagcccagcgtccaggccagcccactcctccattcacccccagagacgctgagcgtccgaggcgggacataatctcagcattcatccaatgaccgtatagtttcgaagcactgaaaaaaactattaaa is from Osmerus eperlanus chromosome 27, fOsmEpe2.1, whole genome shotgun sequence and encodes:
- the timd4 gene encoding T-cell immunoglobulin and mucin domain-containing protein 4 — its product is MGPVCLAPDSGGCLSSGQQAFSMAATGEGWRPLLCLIFIATLPVRSSVTAVKVTEGEAAILTCQYSVKRFGVSHVCWGRGCGTFWCNDILLQTDENGMISKVSDRYRLTGDALAGRLDLLILQAQRTDSGLYCCRVDIDGIFNDKKVTHSLRVVKAPAVSIQPTTTTEETTEPPLPTEHWAVAESPYVDVHRRNSSVLVHSGTVLEDVVPALSLQINVPVLSLSLSLLLLLLGALALLAFKRGIHLRSLKTGCLSAKEPPHIIYEIRMRRPVEENIYTLD